DNA sequence from the Manihot esculenta cultivar AM560-2 chromosome 11, M.esculenta_v8, whole genome shotgun sequence genome:
CATGATTAAATTGGATACATTTGGTAATTTTctcattttataataaattttatgccaatgtaaaatttatacaaaattaattatttaagataaaaaaataaatttaatttcaaataaggtAGCATATATTTtgagataaaaaatatatatatgtatatcttTATTAATTAGAATGAGTATAAATTATAGGTAAATAATATTCTTAAATAGAGCTGCCAGAATTATACAAATATAAACTTTACCTTATATTGTGAAATAATACTAGACTTTGTTTGGAATGATgataaataaagaagaaaataaattgtGATATCATGTTTAGGTtgaaaaaacataaaggttgagaataacaaatatataatattatttttattttgcctttttttttttactgtttatcatttaaattattgTAATATGGTAAgggtttttttttcaaagaataatttactttaaaaataaataaaattaatatatcttGTGGTTTtgcacttttaaaatttttaatattttccttCCTAATTTAGGACTTGCGGTTTCATGTTATTAACGTTTGATTCACAAAATGTTAACgcaatgaattaattttttttttcttacatcATAAGTATGAGTcttactaaattaaaattttagtaattaaaaataatttttaaattattttttattttatttttttattttattatttattgtttaatttgatttaatattttatgtttcTGACACCGTTTTTCTATGGGAGTGTTTTCCTTTGACTCTAACTTCTAGAATGAATTTTTACATGTTTGTTCTTTTTTCGAGCATCAATATGCAATATGAGAGTATAGAGTTGTCAAAAATTACCTCTAGATTTATGAGAGAGCTTCAAGACGGTTAATTTTCAGAAGTCAGAGATTTTTTTCAGCTCTAATGTGGATGAGGAGGCTAAAAATATGGCTTTTAGAGAATTATGAGTCTCATCTCCCTTTAATCATAACAAATATGTTGGTTTTCCATCATTTTAGAGAATTAGGAGTCTCATCTCCCTTTAATCATAACAAATATGTTGGTCTTCCATCATTAATaggacaaaataaaaaaaataagtctTATTTTTTCAAGGAAAGAGTATAGAGGTATATTCACTGCTGGTATGGAAGATTTCTCTTTTAAGTGTAGgcgaaaaaattttattaaaatttgtaaCGCAAGTAATTTTGACTTACTGTATGAGTGTTTTCACTCCCTATATTACTTTATGTGAGGAGTTCCAACGAATGATAAAGTCTTTTTGGTAAGATTCGAAAGGAAATGGTCATAGACAGATCCATTGGCTAATCTAGGTGAAAATGTGTCAAGGAGAAAAATATGGAGGGATGGGTTTTCGAagttttatcattttaatatacAAATGCTTGGCTGACAAGATTGGAAGATAATTACTAACTCAAATGCTTTATCCAGTAGAATTTTCAATGCAAAATACTTTTCAAGAGGGAACTTTTTATTTACAGCAAAAGGGTTTAATCTCAGTTTTTGTTTGAAAAGCTTATTGCAAACTCAACCATTATTGTTTAAAGGATTAAGATAGAGAATATGTAATTGTCTTAATGTAAGGGTGAGGAGCCGTGGCCGGTGGCTCATTGATAATAGACAATTCTATATAGAAATCCAACGAATTGATAGTTTAGAGAACCTTACTATTGCTAGATTAATTAGGTCAGATGGTAGATGTTGGGATCGCGATCTCCTATTAGAACTCTTTTTTCTAAGGGATGTAAATCCTTAAGATTCATTTGAGCATAACGGAGCAAGAAGATAAACTAATTTGGTATTTTAATAAGACAGAGAAGTATAATGTTAAATCTGGCTATcatccctttttcttttctattgcAATTTCTGGATTATTATATGATGATTTTTCAATCTTTTATACCAGGTAATCTAGTATTCTTATGCATGAAGATAATCAATTCGGTCGTTGTGGTCGGACTCTATTATGGATTTCTGACCACATTCTCCATGGGGCCTTCTTATCTCTTCTTTCTCCGAGCTCGGGTtatagaagaaggagaagaaggaacTGAGAAGAAGGTATCAGCAACAACAGGTTTTATTACGGGACAGCTCATGATGTTCATATCGATCTattatgctcctctgcatctagCATTGGGTAGACCTCATACAATAACTGTCCTAGCTCTACCCTTACAACCGACACAGTCCTCTGTTCTTGGAGCAGACTTGTTGTTTATATTGATAATAGTGCAGCCAATTATGCTATGCCAAGTGAGTGGAAGCAAATGTGGAAGCTCCATGTACCTCCAAAGTTCAAGAACTATTAATGGAGATTATTAAGAGGATCTTGCCAACAAAGTTAAATCTTAGGCAAAAATAGTTGATATTAATGCTTACATACTagtactatttaaattttaaaaaaaaaacatttgattCACAAAATGTTAATACAacgaatttatatatatatatatatatatatatatatatatatatatatatatatatatatattcttacaTTATAAGTATGAgtcttattaaattaaaattttagtaattaaaaataaattttaaattataattactaaAACTATGAGTTATTGTAAGGTCctagaaattatatataattactaagttaataataaatagttttttattttttattttggattATTCAACTAATAAgtaagatttaattataaaatataacaatTTGAAGAGAATTttcaaaagagaaagaaagagaatcgGTAAAGGAAGACGgggataagtttttttttttttagttgttattctgatttttttttctcaacttttgttttttttttttgttttttaatattattttttcactTTCATTATTGAAGGAGgtcttgattttattttttaatgtcctTGTCCCTCTCTACTCTCTCTTACCGAGAGTAAAAGTGCAGGCAtttcattgtttttttttattgtatattGTTTAATTTGGTTGTATATTTTACGTTTATGATACTGTTTTTTTAGGAGGGAGTTCATATTGGACTTATTTTTATATCGAATTTCTCTTGTGGCCATCGCTCTCTCAAGTCTTTTTGGCTGAACACTACAATGTCTTCAtcctttattttctattatcaaTGGTTGATTTCTCTATTTGTTCTAAGGCCAACTTTCTCTTTGCTTGCatgttttcttttgtttatAGTTGCTGTGACAAGATTTGTAGTGTTCCGAATTGATTGTTTACAAGAAATTGAtaagtttataaataattagcaaaaaattattaagtaatttaagttaattattttaaattaagtaaaaaatgggtttaaaattatttaaatcagtttgaaccgaattaTTATAATTGGAATGGATCAAAAAATTGTGTGAATTAATAGATTTGTGAAAAAATGACTTTTACCGTACAGAACTTTCGATCGATTTAAATCTACAATGACTTTACTTTCTTACagtaattatgaaaaaatatcaGTTTTTACTATAATGCAACGGTCATTATTATCAATTGATTTTATcatcattttgatttttttttattttaattttaattgattggtttgatttgttttaattttcttagTTAGTGAGTTATTTGGTTTACTTAGTTGTTTGGGTTAGTTGAGTGAACTTTCAATTGAATTGATAATTGATTCTATTATTTGATTTGATGCACCAATTGTACTCTAGTCTTTTTGAGCCTTAAATAtacattgataaaaaaaaatctcaaagttactaattttaactatttaattactatcattaattattaatgactaactttctaaaaaaattacaaaattaacaCTCCATTAGGTTATATACCTTGGCTTTGTTATTCAAACTTTTGATACATTTTTCCAACTTCACTTTAATCAtgatcctttttcttcttcttccacaaTTCACATTGGCAGATAAATTTTGctttttcattataaaaataattgaatgctaattaaatattcaaaataattagtatttttttttcttttctttacttTTCTCCACTTTTTCCTAGTATTTGTCATTCAACTCATCTCTTGCAAGAAGTTAAGCAAAGCCAAAGCTTTATATACTTTTTTAGAGAACActgttttttattcatttcaaagtctttctttttcttctttgcttTCATATAGTAAATTTCTTAGATATCACTTCCAATTTCCCCCTCTATAATTGAGCCAAAGCCAAAGAAATCAATGTACAATAGAGATTGAATTCCAATAATTTACATTAATATAGTCgatgataaaattatatttacagTCTCGATGGcagtaattaatttaaattaaaataattaatttttgtattattttagtttaattttaaaaaaatttaattattttaattcgattcggtgaatgcttaaattttttattttattttttaaaaatccatACCAAACCTTTCTAAGTTACTTAACTTCCACAAGAAGTtgcaagagaaagaccagcaaAGGGGTCAATGAATTtgtattgtattatgatgaacaTGTGATGAAAAGTTGGCTTTATTCATTTGAactcttcctttttcttcttttctttaatataCTAAATTCCTTAGATAACACTTCCAATCCCTTTAATAATGGAGTCACCACCACTCCAAAGCCAAAGAAATGAAAATACACacatcttaaaaaaaaaaaaaaagttgttttactcgatttatttattcattatttatcaagatttttaatttttaataataattaaaagtaattttaaataaaaagatgaaatttaatattttttattcattatataatttaaaaatcataGCATGTTCCCTTTAATTATGCAAATCATTACCCTTAAACCAAGCGGCTTGATTAGGCAAAAGTGGTTTCCATGAGATCAATATCATGATCTCTTAGTTTAGAATTATGATCCTTCTTAAACCAAACCATTCAAAGTAAGcaattactttttcttttttttttttttttttttttctcaaatgaatccttaaatttcaagttcaatttattgaaaaagttcaaaaaaatcttcatatttttagaaaataaaaaattaatccaaAATTTATCAACTTAAGCTTCTTGatttatattgtaaaataatataaaatcttaattaattcaaattttttgtAAATTATTAAAGTAAATAGTAGGATTATTCTTTCCAAATGAATACTTAAATATAtcaactttaaatataatactttcaatttttattttctataaaaaataaattattataaaatttataataagaaaataaatgtaaaatatatgaaaatatttttttataataaaatataatatttattttaaaattagctaatattaattttttttaattggttgaatcaatttttaaattatgtaatCCAACCAACAATAAAGTTtaatagttttatatttttttatcaaaattataaattatcaataaaaataatttatttattattttttccataTTAATAATGTAATcaacaaattaattataaaagtataaaaaataaaaccatgttaaaaataattagtatttataaaataaaatattatttaaaaaatttttagaataaagagatgtacaaaaaataataaataaattatcttaattattttaaaacttaatttaatacattaaaaataatttacatatttatttaattgatttaaataaatggagataataaaaattattgtttactttaacatttaaatataataataaataattaaagtaacaaCTTATTgtatatgataattttatataattaaaattattaatctttTATAATTACATAAAGAACTTTTTAGATTatactataaaattttttagattttttttatatatatagttttttaattactatcttataattttaattttataaatttagacttattatataataatttaatattattataattttttttaatattttaatatttttaattaaaaattaatttatcattatccgagttatattatcatttattatCCTATAATTTCTAAtagtaaaatttgattttttttactaGTTATGtatatcttaaaatttatatacttaatttactaattttaataataatatttattttttactttaaaaataaaataaaattattataattaaaagatcaacacattatttaataattttatattattaaaaatattcttttatattcttttttataattaattaatatttaatttttatttttgatatgattattaataattagaaaaactacttattattgaataatttgatattaataaaatttttatttcatattatttttataattatttaatatttaaatgtaaatctaataatatgatatatgataattattttaatatttttaactaatattcaaacttattattttagtaatcttatctaaaaaaataatttaaatattaccaaaattattaatttttaataattatcctgtataattattaaatagaattaattaatttcataaataaaaaattcatcatttgaaaaaatgataaatatttaaaactgttttaaaaaattatttaaataataaaataattttcaattttaaaatttaaaattaatcataataagttaaaaaatataaatataaaaccgGCAATCTTATTATCCCTCCTCtttccacttttatatataatatagattaattaatgaaaGACATTTCATtgattaaaagaaattttaaatcatttaaaaatgactttccttttaaaaaaaaattaaactattttaaattatttactgcactttaaaaattttattaagatttaaatatataaatttattaatatattttattttttaaattaaaattaaaaaataaaaaataaattattttattaaaataatacaaaatattattcataaaaaatattttctacatataaattattttccacaAATAAATAAAGTCTTCAACTAAATTAAGCTTAAAATTGAAACTTttgaactaataaaaaaaaaaacaaaggctAAATTAAACTTTACCAATAAGTACAAGGGTGAAATTGAACCTTTAACCACTTGGAAAGCATACAGGAAAAATTACATTACACTTAAATTACACAGATCTGTAAACTgaataaaggaaaagaaaaaaaaaataaaaaaaaaaaacacaaaataatATTGGAAAATGAGCCATCATGTCACTTGATTTCCTCTGAATCATGACCTTGAGAACATATCCTGAATGAATCAGCAACATAACACtggtaaaataattattatcatgataattaagtaaaaaattctaatatatCAAATGCTATAGATGTTAGATAAACAGAGAAAATATACCCATTCTTGGTTGGACTTCTGCTAAGGATTATCAATCCTCCATCCACACATGGCGTATATGAGCAATTTTATCACATTCCCCACCAAGATTATCCTTGATCCTTGATGATACCATTggcaattttgttaattttaattcacGAAGAGTCCCAACATGCTGAAGTCCATGAGGAAGCATCTTTAAATTTCTACAGGATCTGATTTCCAAGTCTTTCAGGCTAGGCACTGCTCCTTCCTCCACATTCCACTCCTCCAGCAGCTCGAGCTCCCAGAGTTTTAGGATTTCAAGCTTTGGAAATCCTCCAAAACTGCAGAGCATTTTCTTTCCAATGAAGGATTTGGACAAGAGTCTAATGATTCTGAGGTTGGGTAGTTTGTACAATGCTTGCATTGGATCCTCTACTAATCCGGATGCTGACAAGGTGAGTTCAATCAGGCTCTTTGGTAACTCAGATACAAGGTGCTGATTCTTTAGCTTTCCAACCAAATATATATTGGAAAGTTTCACATGCTCTATCAAAGACTGCAACTGCAGATCCCATGGCTGGCCTGATTCATCAAATGATTTCAACCTTAAGCATTGAAGTTGTTTTAGTTTTACAACCCAGTTGGCCACATTATCCAGTTGTAAGGACATTGCTGCATTTTGAGAGGGCACAGATATCTTACATTTCATTCCCAATTTTGTAATATTCAATGAAGCGTCCAGGCCATTTCTCACAGTACTAGCCTCATCCACAAATGCACCCCAGAGCGTTTGAAGGTCCACGAGAGAGCTGTCTTCTTGTGGACGCAAAGCCCTATGGAAACtctcatcaagaaacaaatGCCTTAGCTTTTGCATCTTCCATATTGAACTGGGAAGAGTCTCGATGCAAGTGCGCTTTAAGTCCAGCGTTTGAAGGTTCAGCAATTTGTTGATGGACACCGTAAGCATCACCAGGTATGTTGATCTCAAGCCAAAATACCTCAAACAAGTCAATTGACCCACTGCCTTGGGCAGTTTTGGCTTGTATACATTTTCCAGATCCAACACCCAGAGGAACCGGAAGCAGTTGCTCGAGATGGATCTATCAAGAAAGTTCCCTATATCTTCTCCAGGTCTGCTTCCTTCTCGTGTATCAAAGGATAAAAAGGAGACCACATCTCTGTAGCGAGAGTACAAGGAAGCGTTGCTGTAACCATGAATATCATCAAAGATGGCATCACTCTGCTGAAGATGGTCAGCAAGACGGCGTATTACACCTATGTTGGTGTTGGAAACGTCAGAGTGACCTTGAAGAAAATTAGCTTCCTTGGCTTTTGAGAACCAGTGTACTAGCAGAGCTTCAGGTAGGCAACATGTCTTAACTTTCCCATTGAGTTTCTTTTCTGTCACCTGAACCATATTATAGTTCATTAACTCTATCAAGCATGCCTCTGCAACATATTCAGGGGATTGTTCATTACTCTGTTGGCGCCCCAAACCTTCTGCAACCCACAAGGCAATCAATCTTCTTGCAGGGATCTTAAAGCCTGCTGGAAATAATCCAAAATAAAAGAGACATCTTCTCAAATGCAAAGGTAAATGCTTGTTAATCTCATCTAGGATTTTTAACCAGGGCTCTTGATCTTGATTTAAGTGGTCAAGAACTTTTGACCACTCCTTTAGAGTTGCATCTTTTTGTGATAGTAGTTCACTTAGTTCCACAATTACCCATGGCAGCCCCCCACATTTTCTTATGATGTGTCCTTTAAGATTCTCCATCTCTCGGCAGATGTTTACCTTCAAAGTGTGCGTGAACAGCGCCCAGCTCTCGTCGTGGCTTCGAAGATGCAGGCTGTAAGTTAAACTAGTTTCAGTAACTGGTGGAGCTTCCCTTAAATTGGAAACTGTGAAAAGAAGTCTTGTTCCATTTGATATGTCATTGAAGACTCTTCCCATGTTTCTCAAGAATTCTATGCCAGCTTCCTTGTCATCAACAACTATGAAATGCTTCTCATCCAATAAGCAATCATTCACTACCTGCCTCAATTGACATACATTAGACACCCAGATACGACGAGGGAAATGGTCTACAATAGTCTGGCTTTC
Encoded proteins:
- the LOC110626110 gene encoding disease resistance protein RPP8-like; translation: MAREIILSVLGKISNLLIQESDSLLGVEDQIQCIETQLRKKADISDKFTGKTAFIETVYDLEDVIDQLIIKSAQRRIRYACIRSVMAFVHLPMSLFYILALVDLLDCYRLREKLEKIKIRNSKGYGMIKRSGYWHKSFGIYEVGIGYSVISPVMGLFEALATQQELRPDVRRQARRLRDKFRSLHDILKYVEQSKELSEAGMAWMEELCDVCRSAENVVGFFMQHMKNGRGGPFQNLVWAPRHVISQHKLSRQMARINDKIRDLSGQRLEAIVVSWSDNSKSLCRKRKPHPLDADQLDIVSFHEDVDAVTAQLLKDDPRCITISIVGFRGVGKTSLAKLIYESQTIVDHFPRRIWVSNVCQLRQVVNDCLLDEKHFIVVDDKEAGIEFLRNMGRVFNDISNGTRLLFTVSNLREAPPVTETSLTYSLHLRSHDESWALFTHTLKVNICREMENLKGHIIRKCGGLPWVIVELSELLSQKDATLKEWSKVLDHLNQDQEPWLKILDEINKHLPLHLRRCLFYFGLFPAGFKIPARRLIALWVAEGLGRQQSNEQSPEYVAEACLIELMNYNMVQVTEKKLNGKVKTCCLPEALLVHWFSKAKEANFLQGHSDVSNTNIGVIRRLADHLQQSDAIFDDIHGYSNASLYSRYRDVVSFLSFDTREGSRPGEDIGNFLDRSISSNCFRFLWVLDLENVYKPKLPKAVGQLTCLRYFGLRSTYLVMLTVSINKLLNLQTLDLKRTCIETLPSSIWKMQKLRHLFLDESFHRALRPQEDSSLVDLQTLWGAFVDEASTVRNGLDASLNITKLGMKCKISVPSQNAAMSLQLDNVANWVVKLKQLQCLRLKSFDESGQPWDLQLQSLIEHVKLSNIYLVGKLKNQHLVSELPKSLIELTLSASGLVEDPMQALYKLPNLRIIRLLSKSFIGKKMLCSFGGFPKLEILKLWELELLEEWNVEEGAVPSLKDLEIRSCRNLKMLPHGLQHVGTLRELKLTKLPMVSSRIKDNLGGECDKIAHIRHVWMED